DNA sequence from the Oncorhynchus clarkii lewisi isolate Uvic-CL-2024 chromosome 9, UVic_Ocla_1.0, whole genome shotgun sequence genome:
CTTCTCTGGTTCTCATGATGCTATGCTCTAcctcaggggtgtcaaactcattccacgaagggcagagtgtctgcaggtttttttttctttcttccaaTTAAGATCTATTAGACAACCATGTGAAAGGAGTTCCTTattaattagtgaccttaattaagtacaagggtggagcgaaaacctgcagacactctgccctccatggaatgagtttgacgtgTGCTCAACTACCAAGACAACATGCTCTATGTGTGTGCTCCGCTGCCCCCTGGCAGACTTTAGTGGTACTACAGCCTACCTTGCTCCTCTCTGCCTTCAGAATTAGAGTATAACACATATCATCATTATGGTGAGTGAGGCTGCACCACCACTTGCTGTCCCTGTGAGCACCTCACTGCCTTAGCCTACATGCTCATCAGACATCACCACATATTGTGGTGTTGTCAATAAAGTTGCGTAATCCGCTGGCATCCATGACATGCACCACAGTCACCAAACAGTCATCCAACAGTCACCCAACACTTATGAGATAAGGTGTTATGTCACGTGGCGCAACAGGATTCATTGCAACATGACAAGACAACCTAGTTTCAGTAGCCATAAAACATTAGTTACACACACCTACTATTCAGAGAGCTGGGTCAATGATGATAGCCATTAAAGCTACATTCCACACACACTGGTCatcaacacactaacacaaactgTATGTTTAACATAATGTATGCTCTGTTTTAGAATGCTGAGGCAATAGGTTAACAATGTGTATCATGTGTACCAATTTAACAATGTGTATCATGTGTACCAATTTAACAATGTGTATCATGTGTCAAATTCAGACTGTTCTTGAGATCCAATGAAATTAAAACTGTTCTTGAATCAAATTCAGACTATTCTTGAGATCTAATCAAATTCAGactgtttttttaatgtatttgttttaacctttatttaactaggcaagtcagttaagaacaaattcttattttcaatgacagtttAGGAAGagtgggttcaggggcagaacgacagatttgtaccttgtcagcttgggggtttgaacttgcaaccttctggttactagtccaacactctaaccactgccACCCTGCTTTTCCTGAGATCTAATAAAATTCAGACTATTCCTGAGATCTAATCAAATTCAGAATGTTCTTGAGATCTAATCAAATTCAGAATGTTCTTGAGATCTAATCAAATTCAGACTGTTcttgagatcaaatcaaattcagAAAGTTCTTGAGATTGAATCAAATTCAGACTGTTCTTGAGATCTAATCAAATTCAGAATGTTCTTGAGATCTAATCAAATTCAGACTGTTcttgagatcaaatcaaattcagAAAGTTCTTGAGATCGAATCAAATTCAGACTGTTCTTGAGATCTAATCAAATTCAGAATGTTCTTGAGATCTAATCAAATTCAGACTGTTcttgagatcaaatcaaattcagACTGTTCTTGAGATCTAATCAAATTCAGACTATTCTTGAGATCTAATCAAATTCAGACTGTTCTTGAGATCTAATCAAATTCAGACTATTCTTGAGTTCTaatcaaactctctctctctctctctctctctctctctctctctctctctctctctctcattatgactCACCCTTCCTGAGCCACTGAATGTAAGGGGTAGGTTGAGACCTGATGCCCCCAGAGTTTTGCActatgtattgctatgtattaaataaaggttaaataaaaaatgttttacaaaaaATGACAGTATCACAGTTTGACTATAGGTGGCAGCATAGCCCCTGAGACTAACACTGCCTGGCTTCATGCCTTCCGGCTGTCTGGCTGTCAGGGCGCTTCTCTGACGCCTTAGTAGTGATGTCCAGGTCCTATTACAGGACCACAGAGAATCACCTAGCTTAGTAGTGAGTAGTGACTCACTCTCTCTAACCTGGGAATAAAACCTGATGTGACCAATGCAGCTCTTCATGACTCATAtctgggttggggtcaattccatgtCAATTCCAGTCAATATAGGAAGtgaactgaaattccaattccaattatCTTTACTGCTTTTCAATTAGAAAAATTTGGAATGAGGAATTTTGGTTTACTTTCTAAATTGACtggaaacatatagattcaaAGCCATATACTTTAGAGCACACAGCTCATCATCCTACGCTAGCTTTAAATGTGTTGATAATCCCTTACATTCTTTTGTATGACAAATGCAACATTGTCCCTTTGTCTCTTTCAAGGGTGCTTATTGGTCACATGATAGGAGCATAGAGTATACCAGGGCCCATATccacaaagagtctcagagtaggagcaCTGATATAagatcagtttggccttttatGTCATGATGAATATATGATCTAAATTACAGGGGGGACACGTTCCTAAATCAGCAGTCCTACTCCGAGACGCTATTTTAATACGGGCAAAGAGCAGAGGCCCATGCATCGCTGAACCTGGTTTACACTGACTTGAAGCTCAGCTCAGCACAGTGAAGAATGAGATCACTCAAACCAAGATCTTTGGAGCGGAACCAACGGCTGTTAGGCTATTCAAATTAATTAACAAACGACCTTAAATTAAAACAGATCAGACAAGGAGGGCATTTATCAATTCAATAGGCACTCTCAGAAATGTGGCCTCCCTCCAGTCCGTCATTCCTCGATGCCTGCACGGCaccagtcacagacagacagacagacagaaagacagacggacagacaggtgGCCAGACATTCGGTAAGAACAACACAaatatttactgtactgtacatgtcaatGAAAAATTCACAGTAAAATTGTATTTCTGTACAATTTCAAGGAAAATACTCGACATTGCCGTTGAGCAATTGTTTACTTCAAATTTGACTTTTTACTGAAATGCCTCAGCAGCATCATATCTCAGGTTTTTTCTTTTAGTTTTGAAagaaaaatataataaaatgaACAAACACTGGTAATAAAGAAGCAGCCAATCCAGAATGTTGTCACAGAGAGGTCTGATAAAGTGCATAATTAACATCACATCCAGATGGTCTTGTCTTTTATTTCAAGCAGCcgagccagacagccagccagccagccagacaaccgAGCCAGCCAGTAGCCAGCCAGTAGCCAGCCAGTAGCCagccagcagccagccagccagccagtagccagccagccagtagccagccagacagccagccagacagccagccagtagccagccagcagccagccagccagacagccagccagacagccagacagccagccagacagccagccagtagccagccagcagccagccagacagccagccagccagccagccagtagcCAGCCagtagccagccagacagacagccagccagccagccagacagccagccagccagacagccagccagccgaGCCAGCCAGTAGCCAGCCAGTAGCCAGCCAGCAGCCAGCcagtagccagccagccagccagtagcCAGCCAGCAGCCAGCCAGTAGCCAGCcagtagccagccagccagtagccagccagcagccagccagtagccagccagccagccagccagccagtagccagccagccagccagccagtagccagccagcagccagccagtagccagccagccagccagccagtagccagccagccagccagccagtagccagccagcagccagccagtagccagccagccagtaaccagccagccagccagccagccagtagcCAGCCAGCTGAGCCAGCCAGCAGCCAGCAAGTAGCCAGccaactagccagccagccaggacatATCTGACCAATCTCTGAGAGACAAGTCAATCTCTTCTGGGCTCTGCCAATACAGTCTCCTCAGACAGCTAGAGGATAAATCCCTGGTTAGCAACAAAAACACAATCAATAAAGATAGCATGCAAACAAACCACAGAGGAGGGAACCaatgggtggagaggagagagagagagagaaagaaagatggagaagGTGCTGaagatagaggggtggagagagaaggatggatatatggagagggagggtgagagggggatagagagagattcatgagagagagagggattgtgaGGAGGAGAAGTAGGGGTGCATCACATAAAGTGAGGAGGAGGCGATACAAATAAAAGTAGGGAAGGATGAGGAATATTCGCGGAGAGAGcaaattaagagagagagatagagagaagagataggggagacagagagagatagagagggaagtgAATGAATGAAGGAGAGAAAAACGGGAGTGTAGAAGTGATTTATGCTAGTCGTATAATTTCATAAAATGCCACTCCCCTCtcgctcgctcctctctctctccctttctttctctctctttctctccctatctctcctaaCCTCCTCAGCCCTCCACCTCACCAACCAGGGTGtctctcactccttctcctcttcctctctcacaccAAGACAGACCTGCGCGTCTTCTACCGTCACCTCCCTCACCAGCCGAACTACTCTCACCAGCCTCCCACCCTCACCAACCTAACTACACTCACCAGCCTAGCTACCCTCACCAGGCTCACCAGCCTAACTACTCTCACCAGCCCCCCACCCTCACCAACCTAACTACACTCACCAGCCTAACTACCATCACCAGGCTCACCAGCCTAACTACTCTCACCAGCCCCCCACCCTCACGAACCTAACTACACTCACCAGCCTAACTACCCTCACCAGCCTCACCAGCCCAACTACCCTCATCAGCCTCACCAGCCTAACAACCCTCACCAGCCTCCCCACCCTCACCAGCCTAACTACCCTCACCAGCCTAACTACCATCACCAGCCTCCCTACCCTCACCAGCCTAACTACCCTCACCAGCCTAACTACCCTCACCAGCCTAACTACCCTCACCAGCCTCACCAGCCTAACTACCCTCACCAGCCTAACTACCCTCATCAGCCTCACCAGCCTAACTACCCTCACCAGCCTAACTACCCTCACCAGCCTCACCAGCCTAACTACCCTCACCAGCCTAACTACCCTCACCAGCCTCACCAGCCTAACTACCATCACCAGCCTCACCAGCCTAACTACCCTCACCAGCCTCACCAGCCTAACTACCCTCACCAGCCTAACTACCCTCACCAGCCTCACCAGCCTAACTACCATCACCAGCCTCACCAGCCTAACTACCCTCACCAGCCTAACTACCCTCACCACCCTCACCAGCCGAACTACTCTCACCAGCCTCCCACCCTCACCAACCTAACTACACTCACCAGCCTAACTACCCTCACCAGCCTCACCAGCCTAACAACCCTCACCAGCCTCACCAGCCTAACTACCCTCACCAGCCTAACTACCATCACCAGCCTCACCAGCCTAACTACACTCACCAGCCTAACTACCCTCCCCACCCTCACCAGCCTAACTACCATCACCAGCCTCACCAGCCTAACTACCCTCAACAGCCTAACTACCCTCACCAGCCTCACCAGCCTAACTACCCTCACCAGCCGACCTACCCTCACCAGCCTCACCAGCCTAACTACCATCACCAGCCTCACCAGCCTAACTACACTCACCAGCCTAACTACCCTCCCCACCCTCACCAGCCTAACTACCATCACCAGCCTCACCAGCCTAACTACCCTCAACAGCCTAACTACCCTCACCAGCCTCACCAGCCTAACTACCCTCACCAGcctacctaccctcaccagccTCACCAGCCTAACTACCATTACCAGCCTCACCAGCCTAATTACACTCACCAGCCTAACTACCCTACCCACCCTCACCAGCCTAACTACCATCACCAGCCTCACCAGCTTAACTACACTCACCAGCCTAACTACCCTCCCCACCCTCACCAGCCTAACTACCCTCACCAGCCTCATCAGCCTAACTACCCTCACCAGCCTAACTACCCTCACCAGCCTCACCAGCCTAACTACCCTCACCAGCTTCACCAGCTTAACTACCCTCACCAGCCTAACTACCCTCACCAGCCTCACCAGCCCAACTACTCTCACCGGCCTCACCAGCCTAACTACCCTCACCACCttcaccaccatcaacaccatcaccaccctCACCAGCTAACCAATGACTAAGATTCTGCCCTGATTCAACTGCAGCACTTTGCAAATGGAAGACTGGACATAATTTCCCTAAAATGCTGGGGGGGGTTTATCACCCATTTCCCTTTTATCAGCCTGCCCCGATGCATGATTGATAGCTGATGGCCCCACTGACAACTCAACGTTTTTACGGCCAGATTTATAGGCTATCTGCTCCTGGCTTTTTACTGCTTAAACTCtgtaaaaaagtattatttctcAGATAAGGAGAGGGAGGACGCAGTGTGTCTTATGTGTAGGGAACAGTATAACACAGACAGCCTAAATGTATGTAGAACtatgagaaagggagaaagacaaGAACATCACATCACTGCATTGCAGTTTGAActggtgttgggactctgctggggTTCTGAGTGAGCTTTCACACACGAACAGTGGCAGTGGCTAAACATGCCACCGCCAAGTACCGAACAGCACAATGATCTCCTCCTAACTACTCATACCATTACTGATCAATTCTTCCATAACAATCAATCAAAATCATTACTGTACTATTTCCATCACTATTCCTCGTTTTTCATGCTACATCAACGTTTTGTGAAACAGCCATACATTGTTCCACCCAACACACACCATTGCATTGCAGTCCCTATTCCTACCCCTCATTCATATTCTAGTCCACAACCCAACTCACGATGCTTGACCTTTTATTACTTAATAACACATTTAATCAACCTATAGTCAAGTTACCCTAAATCCTGCTATCTGGAGCTGCAGCTTTCACTGCATTTAATTTACAACCATTATTCATCAATCTCACTCTCTTAATTACTTATTGCTATCACTACAGAGCCACTATACAATCACACTATTTACTGTCAGAACGGGAACGTCTGCATACATGTAGAAAATGGTTGTCTGCATGAAAAGCATATCGAAGGTTTCCACATCTGTCTGAAAGCACAGCAGTAAGAAAATAAGGATTGTGTTAAAGCAAGTTGGCCTAATTGAAGCTATGTGTGGTGATGTTTGttgcacagtgaggtgaagatgTCTGCACTATGCCTTCAGAAAGCACTCAGATttattgcacattttgttgtgttacagcctgaattcaaaatggattaaaattgactttttttctcacccatctacacacaatactccacaatgacgaagtgaaaacatgtttttaggaaTGTTGGCAAATTTATTGAAACTCAAACACAGAaatgtctcatttacataagtattcacacccctgagtcaatactttgtagaagcgccTTTGGCGGCGAGTAAAGCTATGACTCGTTTTGGGTATATCTGTATTAGATTAGGTATCTGTATTAGATTGGGTATCTGTATTAGATTTGTACATCTGGATTTGggaattttctcccattcttccttgcagatttttcCAAGCTTTTGTCAAGTTAAGTTAGATGGAGAGTGGTGGTGAaaagcaatcttcaagtctttccacaaaTGTTCAATGGGATTCAGTCTgtgctttggctgggccactcaatgactttcacattcttgttctgattgctttggatgtatgcttggggtcattgtcctgttggaacataAATCTATGCCCCCAGTCTAAAGTTGTTTGCACtttgaagcaggttctcatcaagaaTTTGCCTATATTTGACTCCATTCATTGTTCCAtttatccttaccagtctccaaGTCCTTgatgctgaaaagcatccccatgcTCTCAGAGTCTTTCACGTGCCTTTTTACAAGCACGTGCCTTTtcctcaggagtggcttctgtctggccactctcccataaagcccagattgctgaagtgctgtagagactggtGTCCTtttggcaggttctcccatctcagccaaggaactctgtcagagtggtcattgggttcttggtcacctccctgatcaaggtccttcttgcccagtTGTTCAGTTTGGTCAGTTGGACATCTCTAGGCAGAGTTTGGGTAGTACCGTGTGTTTTTGATTTGCCAATAAtagagaccactgtgctcttggaaactttcaacactctagaaatagttttatacccttccccagatatatacTTCATCACAATTCTCTCTCAGAGATCTAcggttccttggacttcatggtgtagtttctgctctgacatgcactgtcaactgtgggacctttccaaaccatgtccatacttttgaattggccacaggtggactccaatgaagttgtagtaACATCTCACGGATGATGAAAGGAAatcggatgcacctgagctcagttttgaGTGTCATTGCAAGGGGgtgggaatacttatgtaaatgcagtatttctgtttttcattttcaataaatttgccaacatttctaaaaacatgtttttactttgtcattatggagtattgtgtgtaggtgggtGAGAAAAAAAGTCAATTTTAATcccttttgaattcaggctgtaacacaacaaaatgtgcaaaaagtctgatgggtgtagatgggtgagaataatttacggtgcatttggaaagtattcagcccccttccctttttcaacattttgttacgttacagctttattctaaaatggattaaattaaaacATGTCCttatcaacctacacacaataccccataatgacaaagtgtgcaaatgtataaaataaaacaaacagaaatacatAAGCctgctcaagtgcatcctgtttccattgctcatccttgagatgtttatacaacttgattggagtccatctgtggtaaattcaattgattagacatgatttggaaaggcacacacctgtctatataaggacccacagttgacagtgcatgtcagagcagaaatcaAGCTATAAAgtctaaggaattgtccgtagagctccgagacaggattgtgtcgaggcaattttatttgattttatttaacctttatttaagtggGCAATGATCTgtggaagggtatcaaaacatttctgcagcattgaaggtccccaagaacacagtgatctTCATCATtcttggtcactctgacagagctccagagttcctctgtggagatgggagaactttccagaaggagaaccatctttgcagcactccaacaatcaggactttatggtagtggccatacagaagccactgctcagtaaaaggcacatgacaacccgcttggagtttaccaaaaggcacctaaaggcaccttaccaaaaggcacctttctgatgaaaccaagattgaagtttttgacctgaatgccaagcgtcatgtctagaggaaacctggcaccatccctaaggtgaagcatggtgggggcaTCTTCTCaatgtggggatatttttcagcggcagggactgggagaaaaagatgaacagagcaaagaacagagagatccttgatgaaaacctgctccagaacgctcaggaactcagactggggcaaaggttcaccttccaacaggacaacaaacctATGCATACAgacaagacaactcaggagtggcttcaggacaagtctctgaatgtccttgagttgcccagccagagcccggacttgaacccgatcaaacatctctggaaagacctgaaaatagctgtgcagcgacgctccccatccaacctgacagatctgcagagaagaatgggagaaactcctcgaatacaggtgtgccaagcatgtagcgtcatacccaagaagactcaaggctgtaatcactgccaaaggtgcttcaacaaagtcctgagtaaagggtctgaatacttaagtaaatatttcagttttttattt
Encoded proteins:
- the LOC139417605 gene encoding uncharacterized protein; translation: MRNQAPHPHEPNYTHQPNYPHQPHQPNYPHQPHQPNNPHQPPHPHQPNYPHQPNYHHQPPYPHQPNYPHQPNYPHQPNYPHQPHQPNYPHQPNYPHQPHQPNYPHQPNYPHQPHQPNYPHQPNYPHQPHQPNYHHQPHQPNYPHQPHQPNYPHQPNYPHQPHQPNYHHQPHQPNYPHQPNYPHHPHQPNYSHQPPTLTNLTTLTSLTTLTSLTSLTTLTSLTSLTTLTSLTTITSLTSLTTLTSLTTLPTLTSLTTITSLTSLTTLNSLTTLTSLTSLTTLTSRPTLTSLTSLTTITSLTSLTTLTSLTTLPTLTSLTTITSLTSLTTLNSLTTLTSLTSLTTLTSLPTLTSLTSLTTITSLTSLITLTSLTTLPTLTSLTTITSLTSLTTLTSLTTLPTLTSLTTLTSLISLTTLTSLTTLTSLTSLTTLTSFTSLTTLTSLTTLTSLTSPTTLTGLTSLTTLTTFTTINTITTLTS